The following is a genomic window from Armatimonadota bacterium.
CGCCGAAGTAACCGTCCTTGGTCCAGAAGCAGGTCTGGCTGCGCAGGATCGCGACCTGCGAACCGATGCGATCGAGCAGCCAGCGCGGCAGGTTCGAGGAGTAGAGCGTGTCGTGATACAGGCGCGTGAGCTGCGTCAGTTCCGGCAGGCGCGATGCCACCTCACGCGCGACATCCAGGGCGCCGCCCCACCAATTCGCGTACATGTTGCCGCGGCCGCCCCATTTCCGATTGCCGTGCGCCGCGTTGGGGAAATGCCAGGCCAGGACAAATGTCACGGTTCGCTTCTCGCCGGGCTTGAGCTTGAAGGGGACCGCAAGCGCCGCGTCCGTTGTTGCCCCGGGCGGGGACGGCCCGGCCTTCTTCGGGCCGTGGAGTTCGCCGTCATTGGCAAAGGCGGCGGCGAGCGCGTCGAGCTCGCGCCATGCGGCGGTCGCCGTCGCGGCTTCGCCGATGGCCGCGAGCGCCATGTCGCCGGACCCCGGCGCGTCGTCCTTCATGTCCGCGGACATGTGCAGGACAGTCGCGCCCTTGACGCGCGCGATCCGATTCATGTTCCCGCCGTAATCCCCGTGCGACCGGCCGTCAATCGCGCCCTTTCCCGTGAAGCCGACGGCGTTTTGCTGCGTCGCGAGGAAGCTCACCTCCGCCGTCTCGTCGCCGCGGTTCTCGGCGCTCAGGTTGTAGATCGCGCACGGGATGGCGGAATCACGGGCATTGAGGGGTATCAGCGGATTGAACGTCTCCAGACTCACGGAAACGGGCAGCTGCGGGTCTTTGAAGTCGTACCAGCCGAAGGGATACTCGCCGCGAAAGCTGAGGCTCTTCATCGCCGCGAACGGCCCCACCGGCGCGGTCTGCAGCGCGCGCACCATTGCCGGCGCTCCCGGCGATTTCGCACGCACCGCGAAGAAGCTGTGCGGGACCGATGCCTGCTCGTGGTTGTTGAAGATCTGCCACACCGTGCGCACCCCGCGGCCGTCCATCTGAATGCAGCCGCTGCCGATCCCGCCGACCGGCAGGCTGATCCCCGTGAGCTGCTCCCCGCGATAGACGCGCTGCCGCCCGCGCGAGAACAGATAGTCGTCCGACGAGAGCTGCCGCCTGTGTTTCGCGGCTTCTGCCTTGCGGCGCGCGGCGAGGGCGCGCTCCCGCTCGATTCGCGCCCGCTCGCGCTGCGCGAAAGTCCTTCTCAGCATCGCAGTTGCCTCGAGATCAATCCGGCCCGTCGCGGTGAAGTCGTCGAACGTCACGTGCCCCCAGCCGCCCGTGCGCCTGTCAACGATGCTGACGAACATCTTCACGCCGACGAATTCGTGGGCGTCCCAGACCACGCGGCGCATCAGTTCCGCCGACCTGCCGCTGGCTTTGAGAACTTCGGTACCATCCTCGGTGCACAGCGCGACGTAGGTATCGGGGTGCGCGCCGCCGCCGACGAGAAAGGAAATCGTGGGCTCGGTGAGGACGAACACGGGCGACTCGATCACGCCGATCATGGTGTCGTTGAACCCGCCGTCGGCCAGCTCCACCGTGCTCAGGAAGTACCTGCCCTGGTGGTTGAGTTTGACCTCGGGCGTGTTGCGGCACATCTCGCGGTCGCAGATGAGCCGGTCGAACTTCCCGGCGACGACCGCCCAGCCCTGCAAGTCCCCGGTCTCGAAATCGAACCTGACCTCATCGCCCGCCGCTCTCGATGTTGCCAGAAGCACGGGCAGTACCAGGCACACGAGGCCGAGAAAGCAGAATGAATGCGGCATGAGCATCCCCTCCGGGAATGGCCGTTATGTGAGCACGGTATGCGAGAAGCGAGTGTGACGTGCAACCGTGCACCGATCGGATATGCACTTCCACCGAGGCGCCGTCCAGGCCTGCGCGCCTCCGCGTCGCGCGGCGCCGACGGCTAGCCTGCGTTATTCATGCCTGTCGCGGGTCGGTCGTTGCGTGCGCCACAGTCGCTGCTCGCGGATCATTCATGACGCTTGTGCGCCCACCGGAGGCGGGTGAGCCTCAGGCGCAGCCCAGGCGGCCAGTCGGTCCGAAACCTGCGCTCGTCATGAATGATCCGGGCTAGTCCGCGATGTGCTTCGTCGCTTGGGCGAGGTCCATGCCGCGCACGTTGAGCAGGCTTGGGATCTGCGACACGAGCGCCAGCGCGAGTATCCCGAATACCGCAATCAAGTACGTCCGCAGGTAGATGACCGGCTCCAGTGACATGGATTCGGTCTGCGCCGAGGTGATGAGGTACACGTCGAGCCAGCGGCCCAAGGGCACCCCGACCGCCGCGCCCGCGGCGGCCACCGCGAGGTTCTCCACACTCGTGAACCAGGCGATCTGGCGCAGGCCGAAACCGAGCGTGCGCAGCGTCGCCAGCTCGCGCACGCGCTCCAAGACGTTGATGCTGACCGCCGTGAAGACCGCCGCGAAGGCAAGCCCGACGCCGAAGAAGGCGAGGATGCCCATGAACACTCTGTTGAAGCGCATCAGCTCCTGAATCTCGTCGTAGGTCTGCCCGCGATCGTGCACCGCCGCGACCGCCGGGATCCGATCGAGCCGCCGCTTGATCCATTCCAAACGCTCCGGCGCGCCGCGGATGAGCACACCGCTCGCCGCGCCCAGTGGCTTGCCGAGCCGGTCGGCGAAGAGGCGCTGCACGTCGTCCATGCGCATGTACGCCGTCGAGCCGATGGGCTGCGTAATCGCCGGCCCGACGCGCGCCATGCGGACGATCCCGAACTCGCGGCGATTCTGCACGTAGCTCAGCCTGATCCAATCGCCTTCGCGCACGCCGAACTTATTGCGCAGCATCGCGCCCAGCAGCACTTCGCCCGGTTCGGGCACGACGCGCCGCCCGGAGGCATCGGTGAGCCGCCGCAACTGCCCGCCCGGGGGAAGTCCCTCGAGGATCGTCGCGTGGGTCACATCGCCGCGTTCGAGGTCAACCGCGACCCCCAGCGTCGGCTCGACGCGCCACACGCCCGGCCACCCTTCGATCTGAGACACGACGCGCCCCGGCTGTTCGATGGCAAATCCCGCGGACACGTCGTAGCGCTCGATTTCCTGGAAGAAGGTCGCGATGGCGTCTTCCACGCTGTCGAGCAGGGCGAGGGAGAGGACGACCATGGCGACGCCAAGGGCGATGCCGAGGATGGTATAGACCGCGCGGCGTGGTCGTCGCACCAGGTTGCGCACGGGCAGCTTGAGGCTCGGCGGCAGGCCCCGGCCGAGCCAGCGCACGCCGCGCGGCAGGAACCCGGTCATCATCGCCTCCTGAGACATCGCCCGCGCCGGAGGCAGCCGGGCCGCCTTGCGCGCGGGCGACAGCGCGCCGATGAGGCCCGCGCCGGCCGCGATGAGCATGGCAGCGACCGCGAGGTCCGGCCTGCCCTCAAAGAACATGTATGGGATGTTGATGAAGTACACGTACATCCGGGTGACGGACCAGGCGAAGATATATCCCAGGCCTATGCCGAGAACGCCGCCGATGAGGGCCGGCGCCAGGGCGATCCACAGGTAGTGCACGAGCACGGCGCGCTGGCCGAAGCCGCTCGCTCGCAGCACCCCGATCTGCGGCCGCTGCGCCTGCACAATGCGCGCCAGCAGGGTGTAGTTCGTCAGCACCGTCGCGGTGAGGAAGAGCAGCGGAAAGATGATCGCCATCTGGCGGTAGCCCTCGAGGTCGGCCATGAGCAACTTGTTGCTGGGCTGCTCGTCGCGGGTGTCAGGCTTCTCGCCGCCGTAGCGATCGGTGATCGTCCGGATGCGCCGCGCCACCGCCTCCCGCTGCCCCGGCTCCGTAGTGACGCAGATCTCGTTGATCGCCCCCGCCATGTCGAACAGCGTTTCCGCCTGCCGCTCCGGGACGAACATGACGCCGAAGGTGTTGGGCGTCGGCATCAGATACTGCTTGCTCTGAATCGCGTAGATGTACTCGGCGCTCTGCACCAGCCCGACGATGCGGAAGCGGATCTCCTCGCCGCGGATCGTGGGGTAGATGAACTCGCCGACGCGGTAGTTGTGCGCCTTGGCGAAGCTGATTTCGAGCAGCGCCTCGCGGCGGCTCTGCGGCGAGAGATAGCGGCCTTTGACCACGCGCACGCGGTTGATCTCGGGCTGGTGTTCCGCCGGCACCGAGATCATGCGCCCCAGCACCTGGCGCACCGGGCGGTCGCGCAGGGACACCCTCACCTCTTCGACGATGCGGCCCATGGCGACCCGCACGCCGGGCACTCGCCCAACGCGGCGCGCCAGGCGGTCCGGCGCGGCCGCCATGCGCACCCACACGTCGCCGAACGCCAACTCGCGATAGGTGAGCGCGTACGAGCGGCCCAGGTTGCTGTAAGAAACGAGCGATCCCTGGAAGAACGCGATGCCGAGCATGACCGTCGCGGCGACCGCGATGAATTGCCATCGCGAGCGAGTCAGCTCTCTGATGACCTTGGTATTGAGGCGAGACATATTCGGGAAGACGGCGACTGACATTCGGGCGCGTTCGAGGAGCGCGCCTTGCTCGCCGGCGCTACTCTTCGCGCGCGGTTACACGCTGGCCGTCGCGGAGCCCCTCTCCGCCCGCGACGACGACCTGATCGCCTTCGCGCAGCCCGGAGGTGATCTCCGCATCTCGAAACGTCGTGTACCCGACCGCGACCTTCTGACGGCGAACCACGCTGCTCCGCACGACCATGACATAGGTCGTCTCGGCCTCCTCGATGAGGGCATCGGTCGGCGCGAGCAGCACGTCGCGGGCGAGGGTGGTGTCGGCGGAGACGTCAACCTCCATGCCGGGGCGAAGAAGCTCCGTCGGCTCGTCGAGCACGACCTTACTGCGGACGATCTTGGCGCGCACTTGCTCGAGGCCGCGCGGGATGGCCAGGGGAGCGACCTCCACCACGGCGCCGGGGAGCGGCCTGGCCAACGCTTCGGCGGCGACCTCCACCTTCTGGCCCACGTGCACCAGCGACAGATCCTCCTCGTCCACCTCCGCGGCAATCCAGAGGTTGTCTGTGTCCGTGATGAGGAACAGCGGCGTCTGCGGGCTGGCGAGATCGCCGACATCGAGATAGCGTCGCCCGACGCGGCCTGAGATCGGCGCGAGCACATCGGTCTCGGCGAGGGGGCTCGACGCGACAGCGACCGCCGCGCGGGCCTGCTCGACGCGGGCCTCGGCTGCGGTGAGACTCCGTTCGAGCACGGTGACCTGCCCCGCGGCCGCGCGCGCCTCTCGCTCCGTCGCTTGAGCGGCGCTCAGTTCGGCCTCGGCGGCGGCGATCTGCTCGGGGCGCGCGCCTTCCTGGAGCAGCGCCAACTCTTGGCGCGCCGCGCGCAGCGCGGCTTGCGCACCTGCCAGCCGCGCCTGCGCCGCATCGAGGTTTGCGCGGGAGACCGCGCCTTTGGCGAAGAGATCTCTCATGCGCTCGTAGTCCGCAGCTGCGAGTTTCGCCTCCGCCTCGGCGGCGGCGACCGCCTGGCGCGCGCTCTCGATTTCCTGCGTGCGAGATCCGGCGCGCAGATCCTGCAGGCGCGCGCGGGCCGCCAGCTCCGCGGCCTGGGCGCGCTGGATGCGGGCGCGGCTTGCCGCGCGCTCCTGGGCGAGCGCCGCATGTGCGCCGGCGACTTCGGCCTCTGCCATGCGCAGCGCCGCCTCGCGCTCGCGCAGCATCGCGCGCTGCTCGTTCGCGTCGAGGCGGGCCAGGAGCTGCCCGCGTGTCACGGTAGCCCCTTCGTCCGCGAGCAGCGTCTCGATCCTGCCGACGATCTTCGGCGCGACGGCCGCCTGCATCGCCTCCACTACTCCCGTGGCCGCCAGCGTGTCAACCAGATCGGCGCGGCGAGCCGCGACCACGGTAACGGTCGGCGGCGCAAGGGCTCGCCATAGGATGACGGCGACGAGCACCATTGCCACGACGACCCCGATGACCAAGCGAAGTCTTCTTTTCATTCCTTTGCCTGCCGGCGCATGCGAGCCGCCCGCAATGTGGGCGAACTGCTTTCGCAGGGGGGAATGGTCACCCGATGCATGTTACCCGATTGCGGGGTGTTTCGGCGCGGTAATTGGTTCGTCCTCTTACTGGGATGCCGTGTCGTGCGACGCAGAACGACCACGAGAGACACGGCGGCGCAGACTGCGAATCCGCGCGGAGAGCGACAGGATGCAATCCCGCGTACGGCGCGCAGGCCTGCCTGCGCCGGACGAGCCTGTCGCACCATCGCGCAGGCCTAATCCTCGCGCGCCAGCTCCGGCCACTCGTCCGCCGGGCGGCCGATGTGCCGCCGGAAGTCTCGCAGTTGGCGGTCGAACTGGTGGCTTTCCAGGTCATCGGCGGTGACGCCGAGCCAATTCTCCCACCAGCGATTCGCGGCATTCGCGCCCCGCGCGCGCCCGACATGATACGCGAGCATGGCTACGATGACGGCGATCACATACCCGCCGTAGGTCAGGATATCGCCGAGCCCTTGCTGCATTACGGCCTCCCCGCCCGCGTGATCTCCAGCACCGCCGCGCCGCTGATCTCGTCGCGTTTGAGGCGGCGCAGCGCTTCGTTGGCCTGCTCCAGGGGAAACGGCTGGGTATGCGTGCGCAAGGGTATCTCCGCCGCGAGCCGCATCAGCGCCTCGCCGTCCTCGCGCGTATTGGCAGTCACGCTGCGCAGGTTGCGCTCGCGGAACAGGTGCCGGTCGTAATCGAGCGGGGGAATCTGAGTCATGTATATCCCGGCGACGGCGAGCGTGCCGCCTTTGTCGAGCGCGTCGAGGATCGGCGGCACGAGTTCTCCGGCGGGCGCGAAGCATATCGCGCTGTGCAGCTTGTGCGGCGGGACCGCGCCGGACGCGCCGACCCACGTCGCGCCCATCTCTCGCGCCAGCGCGCGGTGGCGCTCCTCGCGGCTGACGACGTACACCTCGCAGCCCCAGTGCAGCGCGATCTGGATGACGATGTGCGCGGAGGCGCCGAAGCCGTAGAGGCCGAGCCGCTGGCCCGGCTTCACCTCGCTGCGGCGCAGGGCGCGATACCCGATAATCCCCGCGCACAGCAGCGGCGCGAGGGTCGCCGCCGGGAGTTCCTCGGGCAGCGCATACGCGAAATCCTCGTGCGCTAGAGTGTACTCGGCGTACCCGCCATCTTCGTCATAGCCCGTAAACCGAGGCTCATCACAGAGGTTCTCGTCGCCGCGCCGGCAGTACGCGCACGTGCCGTCGGTCTGATGCAGCCACGCCGCGCCGACGCGGTCGCCAGGCTTGAAGCGCGTCGCCCCATGCCCGAGCGCCTCCACGCGCCCCACGATTTCGTGGCCTGGAATGATGGGCTGTTTGTGCGGCGGCAGCTCGCCTTCGACGACATGCAGGTCGGTGCGGCAGACCCCGCAGACTTCCACGCGAACGAGGATCTCCTTCGCGCGCGGCTCCGGCGTCGGGATGTCGCGCAGCGCCAGCGGCGTGGTCGCGATATCGCCGGGCTGATCCAGAATCATCGCCTTCATTACTGCACCTCGGGGATGGAGCGCGCGCCGCGGTGCCTTGTGCCGGGCGTCCTGGCGTTGGGACTCCCGCGACGTGCGGCGAGAGATGCCTGTCAGCTTGCTGTGGTCTGCTGCGCCTGAGCCCGGACTACATAGGTCCCCGCGATCTTATCGTGCCACGCCTGCTTGTCGGGGTCGAACGCGATCCACAGGTATCCCAGGCACAGGACGAACGCCGACAGCAGAGAGCCTATCCACCGGATGAAGGCGATGAGGTAATCCACCTTCGTGCCGTCGGTCCTGATGACCCTGATGCTGAGGGCCATCATGCCCACCGTCTGGCCGTAGGCGCCGATGAGCAGCACGGAGTACGCTATTCCCGCCAGTATGCTGATGGCGCCGGCGGTCCGCGGCGCGCCGAGGACGGCGAGCACAGCGCCGATTACGACGCTGCCGACCGCACCGATGATCCCATCAATGAAGGAGGCGAGGAAGCGGGTCCAGAAGCCGACTTTCTCGGCGGGCACGACGAAGGTCTGCGGCGCGCCTAGGGGCGGCGCGGGCTGCGGCGGCATTTGAGCCCCGGGAGATTGGGCTTGGGTCGGCTGTCCCTGGGGCTGCTCGCCTTGCTCCGCGATCCGCGCGCACTTCGGGCATTCCTTGTCGAAGGGCTGAAGCTGATACCCGCACGTCGGACATACCTTGTCAGCCATGTCTGGCCTCCTTTTCCTGGAGAGGTGCCGGTACTGGTGTCAGCGTGCGGAGGCTCGGGCCACCGCATCCGCAAGATCCCTAGCGTCTGTGCCTTTCCGCCGATGCTTACCTTAACCGCCGGGCGAGGGAATCCTCCCGGGATGGCTTGCAGGGAAACCCGATGCGGATCGCTCCGCAGCGCTTGGACGGACTTTCTGCCCTACCTCTTCGCGCGGTAGATATGCACCGCGAGGCCCGTGAATGTGTCGTGAAATGAACCGCCTGTGACCGCCACCGTGCGGTCCTCGCCGAGGACCTCGATGTCGCCGTCGGGGAGCGCCACGCCGCGGAATGCCACACCAGCGGGGTCTATGCTCGAATTGGCAGCGAGGATGTAGCGGTAGCCCCCGGCATCGCGCACGGACACTTCAACACCGACATCTATCGAGAAGCCCAGCTCGTCGTACGCCAACTCCAGCTCGACCGGCGCTTCGTCCGCCACGAGGACATCGTGCAGATCCGCCAGCTCGCGGATGGTGCGCACGATCCCGCGCCAGCAATCACTCCCCTCATCGAGCGTGTGCGTCCCCCAGTAGATGATGCCGTTGCAGCGGTGAATCACCGACTGCCACGCCATGTAGCGCGTCATCTCGTATGTCGGATAGACCACCGAGGACTTGATCTTCGTCTCCGCGTCGAGGTCCGCCCACGCGAAGCCCTGCAGCACCATCCACACCGGCCGGTCCGGCCCCGCGACCGCGCGCATCTTGTCCACGTACTCGCCGACGCACGACGGCGTCTGGTTGCGCAGGTCCCCGTGGCGGCCGTCGGCGATCAGGCCGTAGATGTGCAGGATATCCGGCGGCACGATGGGGTAGATGTCCACCGACACCGCGTCGGTGCAGGCGTTGTATTTCCGCAGCGTTTCGACCGTATTGCGCGGAGCGTGGTTCAGGGTGACCGGATGGTTGGGATCGAGTTCCTTGATCAACCGGTAGCCGAGGGCAAGGCCATCCGGCAGCGCGCGAGCCGCGCCGGGGTCCTTCCACGTCCACGCGGGCTCGTCCATGCTCTCGTACATCAGCAGCGCGGGGTGATCCTTCGCGCCGGCGACGACCTCGCGAATGCGTCCCTCGCGGGCCTCGCGGTCGGCGGACAGATCGAGGCTCCCGCCGAGCGGAATCCAGCAGTACACGCCGGCCCGCGCGGCGGCGTAGAGCTGGGCGACATCGAAGCCGGCCNNNNNNNNNNNNNNNNNNNNNNNNNNNNNNNNNNNNNNNNNNNNNNNNNNNNNNNNNNNNNNNNNNNNNNNNNNNNNNNNNNNNNNNNNNNNNNNNNNNNCATTCGCTCGCTGCGCCCGAATATCCGCACCTTCGCCGGGAACGGCGTCATCGGCATCTTCGAGCAGGGCTGCTACAACACCACCGGCGGGTCGTTCGCCGAGTTGAAGGCGTACCTCATGGCGCGCTTCCTGTGGAACCAGGACTACGATTACGAGACCGCGCTGACGGAGTATCTCGAGGGCGTCTATGGACCGGCTGCGCCCGCCGTCCGCCGCTACGTGGATCTGTTGACCGGCAATGCGGCCGAGAAGAACCTGCACGCGCACATCTTCGACCGCACCGACATGCCCTATCTCGAGCCGGAAATCATAGACCAAGCCGACGAGATCCTCGATGAGGCGGAACGCCTGGCGGCGGGCAACGAGCAGGCGCTGCACCAGGTGCGTCTGGTGCGCCGGCAGACAATGTACGTACGGCTCAACCGCGCGGGCAAGTCGGAGTGGTCGTTCGTTGGTGACACGTATGCGCCCGGACCGTCCCCCGTGCCACCGGGGATGCTGGATGAGTTCGTCGAGCTGAGCAAGAGCATCGGTGTTACGGGTATTGCTGAACGCGGGGGCTGGGACTCATTCGTCGCGTCACATCGCACCGGCGCCGCGCCGCTGCCGGTGGTGACCATCGGCAACGACGCGCTGGCCCTGCGCTTCGTGCCCGCCCTCGGCGGGCGGCTGGTGAGCATGGTGGATAACGAGACCGGCCTAGAACTCATGGCCCCGCCCGACCTGCGCGTGGATGCGTACCCCGCTTCCGGCGGATACTACGACGGCATCGGCACGAGCACGATGGAGCCGGGCGAGCAGGGCGCCTACGAAGCCGAGAGAAGCGTGACCGCGTCAGGCGAGCAGGTGACGCTGACGCGCGACCTCGGCAACGGCCTGCGGCTGGAGCGCACCATACTGGTGGCGCCGGGCGACGAGCGCAGCGTCATGGTGACCAGCCGCCTCGTCAACGCGGGGTCCGCCCCGCAGCGGGCCGTGCTTCAGGTGCACCCAGAAGTCCGCGTCGGCGAGTTCGAGGACTGCCGTCTGGTCGCGACGCTGGCGGACGGCGCGCGGATTGACGATCCCTTCACCGATCACCCCGAGGGCCGGTGGTGGTCTCACGACCTGTCCGGCGATAAGCTCCCCGACGGCGCGTGGCGACTGGTCAACGACAAGCTCGGCGTGGAGCTGGGGATCCGGTTCAACGCGGACGAGGTCGCGCGCGTACTGGCGGAGCCGTGCGGCGACTGCCGCGAGGTGGAACTGACGCTGTTCAGCGCAGAGCGCGAGCTTGCCCCGGGGGAGGCGATCAGCATTAAGCACAGGTGGTACGTGCGGGACAGGTAACCGCTGAGCGCGCCGGAGCGGACGTGTCCGCCTTGGACGGACCGCGTAGATCGCAACATTGGGTCTGGCGTAGGTGCAGGCCGGAGAGGGGGTGGACGACGGCGAGAGCCGCCCGGATCTGAATCCGGCGCGACCATGAGGAGCACGAGCAATGCCTCTCATCATCTTCGAAGGGCCTGACATGGATGCGGACAAGAAGCGTGAGTTGGTGCGTTCGTTTTCAGACGCCACCGAGCGCGTGACCGGGATAAGTAGGGAGCATGTCACGGTCGTGATTCATCCGAACGACCGGGATAACGTCGGTGTCGGGGGAGAACTCCTTTCCGACCGGATGGCGCGGGAATCGGGATAGGAGCCCGATACCGTCGTCGAATCCTGCGCTGGAGGCGATCGAGGTGTCCAGGAAAGATACCCGCCGCGGAAGTCTCTTCGCGTTTGCGGCGAAGGTCGTGCTCGTCGCGATCGTCGCTGCCGTCGCCGTCTATCTGCTCCTGCTCGTTGAGTTGCAGCGCGCGCGCGACGCGCGGTTGGAGAAGCTCTACGCGGCGGGCGTGCCGCGGAGGTGGGAGGACGTCGCCCCGCCGCCCGTGCCGGACGAAGAGAACGCTGCAATCCTCTACCTCCAGGCGTTCGACACTCTCGAGCTCCCCCGTGATGACGATCTGCTCCTCAGCGATCTCTTGCGCCCCGACGTGCTTGATCAGCGCGGGGATCTTCGCGTACAGGCCCGGCAAATCCTGGCCCGCAACGCAGCGGCTCTGAGGCTGTTGAAGCAAGCTGCCGCGAAGCCGCGATGCCGGTTCCCGCTGGACTGGCACCTCGATCCCAATCAGGTGGTATTTCCTCAGTTTCGCGACCTGAGGGCGTGCGTGCGACTTCTGGCGGCAGACGCTGTGATCGCGGCTGAGCGAGGCGATGCCGACTATGCCGTTGCGTCGTGCCGGGCCGGCGTGAAGATGTCCGAGCACGTGTCGCGCGAACCGCTACTGATCGGCTTTCTCACGAGCGTCAGTGTACTCGCGACCGCCGTGCGCAGCTTCCCTTACGTGCTGGAACGGTCAAGTTTCGATGAGAGTACCTGTCGCGCGCTGTTCAAAGACCTTGCCGATATCGAGTGCGTCGATTCTCTCCAAAAAGCGATGGCTGTGAACGCATGCGAGGCGCTTTGGAGCTTTGAGGCGGCGCGCAATCAGCCCGGCAAGATACGAGAGTTATTCGGCGAGGCGTCGGGCATTGTTGATTCAACGTTCGGCCGCGCTCTGTTTAGTCTCTACCTCAGTCCAGGTAACCTGATGCGCCTCAGGGAGGAGTTCGACTATGCTGGCTTCCTTGAGGCTGCCCTCCATGCCACGGCCCAGCCATATCGCCTTGGATCTCATGCGCGACTCGACGCGGAAAGCAGAATCGAGCGCATGCCTCGCTACTTCCTGATTGCCCGGACGCTTGGGTTCGTGCCGACGTTCGCCGTCAGGAGTCGCGACGAAGCCTTGGCACGGCGTAACGCCATGCAGGTGGCGCTCGCGCTCGAAGCCTATCACACCAAGCACGGCGCGTACCCCGACTCGCTCGACGCGCTACGCAGCTACCCGGGGTGGGACTTGCCAAAGGACCCCTTCAGCGGCAAGCCATTTGCCTATCGGCGGAAAGGAGCGGGCTTCGTGCTCTATAGCTGGGGCGTGGATCTCGATGACGACGCCGGCCGGCCTTACGATTCACAAACCCGCGACGGCGACATGGTGTGGGAGTTCGAGAGGTGAGAACTCAGTGCGCTGACACTGGCTCATCGCGTGAAAGGCAGGGGGGCCTTGCGCGACAGTAACACGCATTCCAAACCGCCCGGTCGCGGCCCGATAATCCCGTTTGCGCTCAGGGTTGCGCTGGTCGTGATCGTCGTGGTTGTGGCGGTGTATCTGCTCCTGCTCGTGGAACTCCAGCGCGCGCTGAAGCCGCGACTGGAGCGGCTGCATGCGCTCGGCGTCCCGCAGACGTGGGCCGAGCTCGTCCCTCCGCCCATTCCCGACGACGAGA
Proteins encoded in this region:
- a CDS encoding DUF4838 domain-containing protein; the protein is IRSLRPNIRTFAGNGVIGIFEQGCYNTTGGSFAELKAYLMARFLWNQDYDYETALTEYLEGVYGPAAPAVRRYVDLLTGNAAEKNLHAHIFDRTDMPYLEPEIIDQADEILDEAERLAAGNEQALHQVRLVRRQTMYVRLNRAGKSEWSFVGDTYAPGPSPVPPGMLDEFVELSKSIGVTGIAERGGWDSFVASHRTGAAPLPVVTIGNDALALRFVPALGGRLVSMVDNETGLELMAPPDLRVDAYPASGGYYDGIGTSTMEPGEQGAYEAERSVTASGEQVTLTRDLGNGLRLERTILVAPGDERSVMVTSRLVNAGSAPQRAVLQVHPEVRVGEFEDCRLVATLADGARIDDPFTDHPEGRWWSHDLSGDKLPDGAWRLVNDKLGVELGIRFNADEVARVLAEPCGDCREVELTLFSAERELAPGEAISIKHRWYVRDR
- a CDS encoding tautomerase family protein; amino-acid sequence: MPLIIFEGPDMDADKKRELVRSFSDATERVTGISREHVTVVIHPNDRDNVGVGGELLSDRMARESG